The Maniola hyperantus chromosome 27, iAphHyp1.2, whole genome shotgun sequence genome has a window encoding:
- the Hmgcr gene encoding 3-hydroxy-3-methylglutaryl-coenzyme A reductase: MKVWGAHGEFCARHQWEVIVATLALLACAASVERHGTGSRSERCAGWARACPGLEAEYQAADAVVMTFVRCTALLYAYYQVSNLQKIASKYLLILAGVFSTFASFIFTSALASLFWNELASIKDAPFLFLLVADVARGARMAKAGWSAGEDQEKRVGKALSLLGPTATLDTLLAVLLVGVGGLSGVPRLEHMCTFACLALLVDYLVFVTFYPACLSLVADFASGRKEMAPDSPFSEEDLKPNPVVQRVKMIMAAGLLCVHLTSRWPWTRENGMIEGSLTDDFKSGNHENVLFHSYVKWFSVSADYIVIATLLCALIIKFIFFEEQRNWVIDMNDLTVKEVVQHSGSNKKLFTVGEEDIKTETSTQTDPSLNFDENEWPSLSPSSSFARLNAKKRPMAECLEIYRSEGICTSLSDEEVVMLVEQSHIPMHTLENVLNDPLRGVRLRRKIIASRFETDSAVKKLPYLNYDYSKVLNACCENVIGYVGIPVGYAGPLVVDGKAYMIPMATTEGALVASTNRGAKAIGTRGVTSVVEDIGMTRAPAVKLPNVVRAHQCRQWLDNKDTYALIKEAFDSTSRFAKLQEVHIGVDGATLYLRFRATTGDAMGMNMVSKGAENALKLLKNYFPDMEVISLSGNYCSDKKAASINWVKGRGKRVVCETTISAENLKKIFKTDAKTMTRCNKIKNLSGSALAGSIGGNNAHAANMVTAIFIATGQDPAQNVTSSSCSTSMEISGDNRDDLYVTCTMPCLEVGTVGGGTVLTGQGACLEILGVKGAGETPGENSARLASLVCATVLAGELSLMAALVNSDLVKSHMRHNRSAINVPGSTNDMTLKVPTL, translated from the coding sequence ATGAAAGTGTGGGGGGCGCATGGAGAATTCTGTGCCAGACACCAGTGGGAGGTTATAGTGGCTACCTTAGCGTTATTAGCCTGTGCTGCCAGCGTGGAGAGGCATGGCACAGGATCTCGCTCAGAGAGATGTGCAGGATGGGCCAGGGCGTGCCCAGGATTGGAAGCGGAATACCAGGCTGCCGACGCAGTGGTCATGACTTTTGTCCGTTGTACGGCACTACTGTACGCGTACTACCAAGTCTCAAACCTTCAGAAAATCGCCTCAAAGTACTTGCTGATCCTAGCTGGTGTGTTCTCCACATTCGCAAGTTTCATCTTCACATCAGCGCTTGCTAGTTTGTTCTGGAATGAATTAGCAAGTATCAAGGATGCTCCGTTTTTATTTCTGCTAGTAGCTGATGTAGCTAGAGGCGCAAGAATGGCTAAAGCTGGTTGGAGTGCTGGCGAAGATCAAGAAAAACGAGTCGGGAAGGCTCTGTCGTTATTGGGACCGACAGCGACGTTAGATACACTTCTAGCGGTTTTACTTGTCGGTGTTGGAGGTTTATCCGGTGTTCCACGGTTGGAACATATGTGCACATTCGCCTGTCTAGCATTATTGGTGGATTACCTTGTATTTGTTACTTTCTACCCAGCTTGTCTATCATTGGTAGCAGATTTTGCATCTGGGAGAAAAGAAATGGCTCCAGACAGCCCGTTTTCTGAAGAGGACCTAAAACCAAACCCAGTGGTTCAAAGAGTTAAGATGATTATGGCTGCTGGATTGCTATGCGTCCATTTAACAAGTAGATGGCCTTGGACAAGAGAAAACGGCATGATTGAAGGGTCTTTAACTGATGATTTTAAATCTGGGAATCATGAAAATGTTTTATTCCACTCTTACGTTAAGTGGTTTTCGGTTAGCGCTGATTATATCGTTATAGCAACGCTTCTCTGCGCTCTGATAATCAAATTCATCTTCTTCGAAGAACAGAGGAATTGGGTTATAGATATGAACGATTTGACTGTTAAAGAGGTTGTCCAACATAGCGGCAGCAATAAAAAGTTGTTTACAGTTGGAGAAGAAGATATAAAAACTGAAACGTCCACGCAAACGGATCCATCActtaattttgatgaaaatgaGTGGCCATCTCTTTCCCCAAGCTCGTCGTTTGCTAGATTGAATGCTAAGAAACGTCCAATGGCAGAGTGTTTGGAAATATATCGTTCAGAAGGAATCTGTACTTCGCTAAGTGACGAAGAAGTTGTCATGCTTGTTGAACAATCTCATATACCGATGCATACTCTCGAAAATGTGTTAAACGATCCCTTGAGAGGTGTAAGACTTCGCAGAAAAATCATAGCCTCAAGATTCGAAACGGATTCTGCCGTTAAAAAACTACCGTATCTAAATTACGATTACAGTAAAGTTTTGAATGCTTGCTGTGAAAATGTTATAGGATATGTTGGTATTCCAGTTGGTTATGCCGGGCCTTTGGTGGTCGATGGCAAAGCATACATGATTCCTATGGCCACAACGGAAGGTGCTTTAGTAGCATCTACAAATAGAGGAGCAAAAGCAATTGGAACTAGAGGCGTAACTAGTGTTGTTGAAGATATAGGTATGACTAGAGCACCAGCAGTGAAGTTACCTAATGTAGTAAGAGCGCATCAATGTCGTCAATGGCTTGACAATAAGGATACCTATGCATTGATTAAAGAAGCGTTCGATTCTACTTCAAGATTTGCAAAACTCCAAGAAGTCCATATAGGTGTTGATGGAGCAACATTATATTTAAGATTCAGAGCAACCACTGGAGACGCTATGGGGATGAACATGGTATCCAAAGGCGCTGAAAATGCTCTCAAACTGCTCAAAAACTATTTCCCTGACATGGAAGTAATCAGTCTTTCCGGAAACTACTGTTCTGATAAGAAAGCGGCTTCTATTAACTGGGTTAAAGGAAGAGGTAAAAGGGTTGTCTGCGAAACGACAATTTCCGCTGAAAACTTGAAGAAGATTTTCAAAACTGATGCTAAAACTATGACaagatgtaataaaataaaaaatctttctggATCTGCTTTAGCCGGATCCATTGGTGGTAACAACGCACACGCTGCTAATATGGTTACAGCTATATTTATAGCAACAGGACAAGACCCAGCTCAGAATGTAACAAGCAGCAGTTGCTCAACCAGTATGGAAATCTCTGGTGATAACAGAGACGATTTGTACGTAACTTGTACTATGCCTTGTTTGGAAGTTGGTACGGTTGGTGGCGGAACCGTTTTGACAGGACAAGGTGCGTGTTTGGAAATCCTTGGAGTCAAAGGTGCTGGTGAAACCCCTGGTGAAAATTCTGCAAGATTGGCTTCCCTAGTCTGTGCTACAGTGTTAGCTGGTGAACTTAGTCTTATGGCTGCACTAGTTAATTCTGACTTAGTAAAATCTCATATGCGTCACAATAGATCGGCTATAAACGTTCCTGGCTCAACAAATGATATGACACTCAAAGTACCCACTTTATAA